The following DNA comes from Candidatus Woesearchaeota archaeon.
TGACCTTTCAGCGGATTTTTACCGTGGGGAAAAAGCAACAGAACAGGAAATCATTGATGCAGCAGGGAAGGCGTACACCGTAAATATAGTTGGAAAAGAGTCAATTTCATTCGCAGTAAAGAAGGGCATGATTGAAAAAGGCAGGGTCAGGGAAATAGCGGGGATTCCGTATGCATACTGCCTGATAATGAGAGAAGACTGATTCTAAAAAATTTCTGGCAGAAAAACAAAGATATTTATACACTTCCTCTCTACAAAAAAGACATGGCAGAAATAGTTTTTTTGGGAACATCAAGTATGGTCCCCACAAAGGAAAGGAATCATTCGGCAATATTCTTCAGCCACAATTCAGAAGGCATTCTCTTTGACTGCGGGGAGGGAACCCAGAGGCAGCTCAAGATTGCAGGGATAAATCCCAACAGGATAAATAAAATTCTTTTGAGCCACTGGCACGGCGACCACGTGCTTGGGCTTCCGGGATTGCTTCAGACGCTTGCATCAAACGGCTATGACTCCAAACTGCAGATATTCGGGCCAAAAGGCAC
Coding sequences within:
- a CDS encoding DUF424 family protein, which produces MILKIHRAEGKSIIALSDDSLAGKKFEENGLQLDLSADFYRGEKATEQEIIDAAGKAYTVNIVGKESISFAVKKGMIEKGRVREIAGIPYAYCLIMRED